CAGCATCGCCCAGACCCGGCACAATGTAAGCCTTGTCGTTCAGCTTCTCGTCAACCGCGCATACGACGACCTTGAAGTCGATTGAAGGGTCAATGTCTCGCTTCAGACGCTCAAGGCCCTCTGGAGCTGCCAGAATGTTGATGGCAGTGACATCCTTGGCACCGTGCTCGGCAAGATAGTGCGTCGCCGCAACGAGCGTGCCACCGGTTGCCAGCATCGGATCAAGCAGGAAGCACTGACGCCCTGAGAGGTCTTCAGGCAAGCGGTTGGCATAGGTGATGATGTCAAGGGTGCTTTCATCGCGCTTCATGCCGAGGAAACCGACTTCGGCGGTCGGAACAAGGCGTGTCATGCCATCGAGCATGCCCAACCCTGCTCGCAAGACCGGCACGACCATCGGTCGCGGCGTGCTGAGTTTCTTCCCAACCATAGGTGCTACCGGAGTTTCAATCGGATAATCCGAAACGCTTAAGTTGCGTGTTGCTTCATAGGCTTCCAGCATGACCAGCTCGCTGACGAGCTCGCGGAAGGTATTGGATGGTGTTTTCTTATCCCTCAAAACAGTGAGCTTATGCTCAATCAGAGGATGTTCTAGTACATGGAGTTCCATACTGCTAAGCCTAGCCCCTTAAGCATCAGAATCGCAGAAATCGCACAAACGCGAGGTTATGAGCATGTTTCATCGCATTATCTTCCATTGAATCTCGCAGTTGCATGGCTCTGACATGGAAGGAGTTGAAGGCATTGAAGGCGCTAAAACCTTGTAAGCAGAACATAAAGTTAAAACGCCGAACCGTGAAAGCGCCTGTCGGCGCAAACGCCGCTCGAAGCGGCAACAAATGGAGCCCGGGGCTTAAGCACGGTTCGACGCGGATTTCATTCTACGACATGATTGCTTGTCGCATGTTCATAAGCGCTCTGCGAAAGAGAAGAATTGCGAATCGCTTGCGCGTGTCTGATATTGAATGAGCGCTGGGCATCAGAATGTAGGAGTGCCAGAACGCCAGAGTGTAGGAGTACCAGAATGTCGCAGCGGGCTATTCCAACGATCCCTGACGCCATAGGTGTGCACCATGCACAAAATCCCGCCCTGTGGTATGTAGCGCCTGTGCGGAATGAAGTGAACGTGCCAGCTGCGTGGCCAGGGCAGAACGAGAAGGCGAACCGACTTCGTCGCTGCTTGCCTTCTGCAAGCGCGTGCATTGTGCGCGGATGCCGAGGCTTATCACTTCGCAGAATGCGCCGGCACGTTCCAGTGCAACGGCGAAATCGCCTTGGAACGCTCCCGAAAGAATTGAATCGGCAGTGCGCGCAATATCCTGTGCCACAGGTGGTCTATCGACTCCAACGATGGCAGAGGCAGCCGTGTCTACTGGTTCGCCCAAAGCCCAGAGTTCGCTGATAACATCCGAACTGCGTCGCATCCAGCTGCGCAGGGAATAGAGACGCCAGAGAATGCCTGGCAAGGAATCGGGGTCGGCATCGCTCCACAGTTCGGCAATGATGTCAACGCCTTCACGGTCGACCAGCGTGAGCACGCGTTGCACGATATTAGGATCCTGAGTCTGATGCACGCGATTGAGCAGCGAAGCCGCAGAAACATGGCTGATTTCGCTGATTTGCTGAGGATCCATGCCTCCTGAAAGTTGGTCGGCAATCGCCTGATCGAGCTGTCCGGGGCGCGAAGGACGCTGCGAGCCGGAGGTTGAAAATCCTGATCGCGACGCACGAATCGAAGAGGAACCATAGCGTGATGCAGCATTAGTAGACAATGGGTACCACTTTCTGTATGTCAATGATCTGAGGGCCTTCGCTGGCATTGACGACACTTAATGCCACGCCATGGCCGGTGGGGATGAATGGCGATTTCGTCGGCAGACGTTTCGCCAAAGAGCTGCCTATGCATAGTTCGCGTACGAAGTTGAAGATACCACCCAGAAGTGGCCTGTGAGTGCAGACGATTGAATTCTTCCGCAAGCGAATCGATGCTTCGATGACCTCGTTCATCGAGGCGAGTGCTTCGTGGGGAAAAGCCTCGTAGCTCGATTCGGTGAGACGTTCATCTTCGCGGATTTGAAGTCGTGATTGCAAGGCGAAGGGTCGAATGGTGTCAATGCAGCGCAGCCAGGGTGACGAAACCACCAACGTGGGGTTAAAGCATGTCAGTTCGCGGCCGAGTGCATACGCAGCCGCTGCGCCGCGTGGCATCAGCGGTCGGTCAGCATCCTCGCCGAGCCATGTTTTCCGCGACTCCGCCTTGCTGTGTCTCACAATGAGGACAATGCGCGAATGCAGGGCACCCTGCTGCACTCTATCGGTGAATTCGTCAAGCACGTCCCTATCGGTTGAGTGTGAGAGCATGTGCCTCGCCGCGTTGGGGCTGACCCAGCGCACGTCATCAACTTCGTTGAGGTCAGGCTCATGGACAGGGCCGAAGGTGAGCCTGCGCCGCTCCGCATCCTGTTTGGGCAATGCTTGGGCCATCCAGAACGATACGCGCTTGTTGCCGGTGATGTTGCCTTTGCGCAGCTTGCCGCCTTCACGGTTCAGCGGGTATTCGACGGTTCTCAGAAACGATTCCAAGGCAACGGCAATGCCGGTTTCCTCGCCAACCTCTCGCACTGCTGTGTGGTATAGGGATTCGTGCTCTTCAACCTTGCCTTTGGGCCAGCTCCAATCGTCATATTTGGGACGGTGAACCAGACATAGTTTAACCTTGCCCATGATCTCATGGACTTCGTCGTCGCTGAGGGGAAGCTTTCTCGCATCATCGAGCGTCCGAGAAGCGTCGGCGTTGCGCCAGCGATATACGATTGCTCCAGCTGCATCAGTCGTTTTGGACATGCATCATCACTTTCCTGATGTCTTTTCCTGCATCGTGAAAATTGCGGCTAACAGTGGTGTGCTGTCAGCCGCAATCTGGTGTCTCAGTGTGTAGTGGGTCTTTTGATTCGCGTGTGCTTCTTGATCAGATATTCCTGGCAGTCAACAAGCGGATTGCCCTGCTCGTCGCGCGAGTGGCGAATGTAGCTGCCATCGCCCTTCATGTGCCACGAAGCCGTAGTATCAGCCATCTGCAAGTCGATGTATTTTATCAGCTCGTCAATTTCGTCGGGAGATGTGATTCTTACCAGAGCCTCAACCCTGCGGTCAAGGTTTCTATGCATCAGATCGGCTGAGCCAATCCATACTTCCGGACCGGAAATCGGACCTTCGCCGATCTGCGGGCCCTGCGAGTTCGCAAAGGCAAATATTCGACTGTGTTCGAGGAATCGTCCGAGAATCGAACGGACACGGATATTGTCGCTCAAGCCTGCAATCTCAGGCTTGATTGCGCAGATGCCGCGTTCCACGATATCGATTTTGACACCGGCTTGGCTGGCTCGATACAACGCATCGATGCATTTCTCGTCAACCAGGGAGTTGACCTTGATTTTAATCCAAGCATCCTTGCCATCCTTGGCTGCGGCTTCCTCACGCTGAATGCGTTCGATAAGTCCAGAGCGTACGGAGCGCGGTGCGACTAGCAGCCGTTGGAAGCTTAATTTGGGAGCGTAACCTGACAGCTGGTTGAAGAGCCGGGTCAAATCCTGCCCCACGACGGGATCGCAGGTAAGCAGACCGAGATCGGTGTATTGCCGGGCGGTTTTGGGGTTGTAGTTACCGGTTCCGATATGGCAATACCGTCGCAGGCCATCGGCTTCCTGACGGACCACGAGCTGCAGCTTGCAATGGGTTTTCAAACCAACGATGCCATAGACGACGTGCACACCCGCACGTTCGAGCTTGCGTGCCCAGGCGATGTTTGCCTCTTCATCAAATCGCGCCTTGATCTCGACAAGCACAAGCACCTGTTTGCCGGCGTGAGCGGCATCAACCAGCGCATCGATGATGGGTGAGTTGCCCGAAGTTCGATAGAGCGTCTGCTTGATTGCCAACACCTGTGGGTCGGCTGCCGCCTGTGCCAGAAAAGCCTGCACGGAGGTGGAGAACGAATCGTAGGGATGATGGAGCAAGATGTCATGCTCGCGAATCGCAGCGAAGATGTCTTGTGCACGACTTGATTCGACCTCTGCAATCTGGCGGTTCGTGCTGGGTATGAAAGGCTGATACTTGAGGTCTGCGCGATCGATGGACTGCAATTCGAAAAGCACCGTGAAATCGAGCGGGGCGGGAACCCGATACACTTCCTCGTCGCTGACTCGGAGCTGGTTTGCCAGCAGCTGTGAAAGGAAGGGCGAGGTGGTGTCTGAAATTTCGAGACGAATGGGAGGTCCGAAACGGCGGCGCAGCAGTTCCTTTTCCATCGCGTTCAGCAGATTCTCGGCATCGTCTTCCTCAACGTCGATATCTTCGTTTCTCGTGACGCGGAACGAGCGCGCCTCCTTGATTACCATGCCGGGGAAAAGCGATTCAAGATGCGCTATCAGCAGATTCTCCATCGTGATGAAGCCGTAGCGTTCCTCGCGCCCTTCCTCATCGGTGAGATCGTCCACTGCAACCAGACGCGGCATGTTATCGGGGATTTTCACGCGGGCAAAGTGCGATTTTCCAGAGATTGGGTTTTCGACAAGAACCGCAAGGTTCAGGGAATTGCCCGAAATGTAGGGGAATGGGTGCGCTGGGTCTACGGCCAGCGGTGTCAGTACGGGGAATACCTGCTGGCGGAAGAAGCGAGACAGACGCTCCTGTTCCGTCGCGGTCAGCTGGTTCCAGCTCAGCAGCACGATATGCTGCTCGGCAAGTTCAGGAAGTATATGGTCGATGACGTAATGCGCGTATTCGTTTTGCAGCTTGTGGGCCTGCTCAGATATGGAGCGAAGCTGCTGCCGCGGGCTGAGTCCGCTTGCCGCGGTCACGGCGATGCCTGTTGTCACTCTTCGTTTGAGTCCAGCAACGCGAACCATGAAGAATTCATCAAGATTGCTGGCAAAGATAGCCGCATAGTTGGCTCGTTCGAGCATTGGTTGTGTATCGTCCTGAGCCAGCTCCAGAACTCGTTTGTTGAACTTGAGCAAGCTGATCTCACGGTCGAAGAAACGATCTTCGGGCAGAGGTGCTGCGCCCTCGTCAGGGTTGGTTTTT
This Bifidobacterium sp. WK041_4_12 DNA region includes the following protein-coding sequences:
- the upp gene encoding uracil phosphoribosyltransferase is translated as MELHVLEHPLIEHKLTVLRDKKTPSNTFRELVSELVMLEAYEATRNLSVSDYPIETPVAPMVGKKLSTPRPMVVPVLRAGLGMLDGMTRLVPTAEVGFLGMKRDESTLDIITYANRLPEDLSGRQCFLLDPMLATGGTLVAATHYLAEHGAKDVTAINILAAPEGLERLKRDIDPSIDFKVVVCAVDEKLNDKAYIVPGLGDAGDRLYGVID
- a CDS encoding thymidine phosphorylase; its protein translation is MSTNAASRYGSSSIRASRSGFSTSGSQRPSRPGQLDQAIADQLSGGMDPQQISEISHVSAASLLNRVHQTQDPNIVQRVLTLVDREGVDIIAELWSDADPDSLPGILWRLYSLRSWMRRSSDVISELWALGEPVDTAASAIVGVDRPPVAQDIARTADSILSGAFQGDFAVALERAGAFCEVISLGIRAQCTRLQKASSDEVGSPSRSALATQLARSLHSAQALHTTGRDFVHGAHLWRQGSLE
- a CDS encoding NUDIX domain-containing protein — protein: MSKTTDAAGAIVYRWRNADASRTLDDARKLPLSDDEVHEIMGKVKLCLVHRPKYDDWSWPKGKVEEHESLYHTAVREVGEETGIAVALESFLRTVEYPLNREGGKLRKGNITGNKRVSFWMAQALPKQDAERRRLTFGPVHEPDLNEVDDVRWVSPNAARHMLSHSTDRDVLDEFTDRVQQGALHSRIVLIVRHSKAESRKTWLGEDADRPLMPRGAAAAYALGRELTCFNPTLVVSSPWLRCIDTIRPFALQSRLQIREDERLTESSYEAFPHEALASMNEVIEASIRLRKNSIVCTHRPLLGGIFNFVRELCIGSSLAKRLPTKSPFIPTGHGVALSVVNASEGPQIIDIQKVVPIVY
- a CDS encoding RNA degradosome polyphosphate kinase, coding for MAQIFDAPSKSVLRSQIAEHIAETERSIRKTNPDEGAAPLPEDRFFDREISLLKFNKRVLELAQDDTQPMLERANYAAIFASNLDEFFMVRVAGLKRRVTTGIAVTAASGLSPRQQLRSISEQAHKLQNEYAHYVIDHILPELAEQHIVLLSWNQLTATEQERLSRFFRQQVFPVLTPLAVDPAHPFPYISGNSLNLAVLVENPISGKSHFARVKIPDNMPRLVAVDDLTDEEGREERYGFITMENLLIAHLESLFPGMVIKEARSFRVTRNEDIDVEEDDAENLLNAMEKELLRRRFGPPIRLEISDTTSPFLSQLLANQLRVSDEEVYRVPAPLDFTVLFELQSIDRADLKYQPFIPSTNRQIAEVESSRAQDIFAAIREHDILLHHPYDSFSTSVQAFLAQAAADPQVLAIKQTLYRTSGNSPIIDALVDAAHAGKQVLVLVEIKARFDEEANIAWARKLERAGVHVVYGIVGLKTHCKLQLVVRQEADGLRRYCHIGTGNYNPKTARQYTDLGLLTCDPVVGQDLTRLFNQLSGYAPKLSFQRLLVAPRSVRSGLIERIQREEAAAKDGKDAWIKIKVNSLVDEKCIDALYRASQAGVKIDIVERGICAIKPEIAGLSDNIRVRSILGRFLEHSRIFAFANSQGPQIGEGPISGPEVWIGSADLMHRNLDRRVEALVRITSPDEIDELIKYIDLQMADTTASWHMKGDGSYIRHSRDEQGNPLVDCQEYLIKKHTRIKRPTTH